From the Cucumis sativus cultivar 9930 chromosome 5, Cucumber_9930_V3, whole genome shotgun sequence genome, the window GTATTTTGAAAACGTTTGATGAATGAAGATTTGCTGTTGCCTTCTTGAGAGTGGATGTTGGTAAAAATCACTGAAGCAATTTACACTTTTGTTTATCCTTCTTCCATCGATCTTTATTGCTTCATTGTTTTTGCTTGAAGAATTCTTCTCTACtgctatatttacaagttTGACAGTAAGTACACAACAAACGAGTAAAGTTCCTTTTGATATGTTATTTATGTGATTTGTACTAAAAACGTTGAGGAAAAGCAAACCATAAAAGTGGACAGAAAAGTCTAATGTGAGATAATTTTTTGATCGACGGCTCACTTTCCATTAAAAACTTTCTAACCAACACATTACATCATGCAACCaaacctttattttcttttctttaatgacACAAATAGTTTGCATCGCATGAATAGGTTTACAATAATTTCGTTTTTCATAAGAGAATAAAGAGATCTAAGATATTACAGCCAAAACCAAGATAGGAAGGTCCTTAAACTAAGCTCCATGGGATATTTTTTGGTccattaaaaattttaagaatattttgaatttttttgtttaaaacttttataaataatttttttaaaaaatatttacaaatatgacaaaatatcaacattttgctatattttgtatgatagattataataaatcTTATAAGTTCgtcttttgatttaaaaagaaaatcataatggttgaaaatatagcaatcaaattataaatgttcGAACATAAaacagaataaaaaagaatttcataatataaaaaattttagattttgatttcaaagttTATGAGTGATACTATCATTAATTGGAGTTTACcaacaaataaagttaaagttcaTCATGAAtaaactttactatatttaccttctttaaaatgttatgtACTCAATTCTAAACCTTGAAAATGTTACCTATTGAATTTATTCTTAGAAAAAGAGATACAAATTTAGTATAAGggtaaaccttttttttaaagtaagaTATATGACGGCTTGAAGTCAAAGTAGTGTTTtgcaataaattaattgtagACATAGTCTAGGCAAGAACCaaaaagattaatttattCTGGAAAATGTGGTTGGAATTCTTTCAGTACAACCATTGTTAAATAGATAATGAGATCTTTATCCTCATGTCAATGTTATCGAATCAAACTCATCCTCATGTCAATGTTATCGAATCAAACTCAATAAAGATGGTTAGgtttatttattacaatataaagttttttacTTATCTTCACTTTTGCCAGGCTTTTACTACTCTAACCTCTTTTTACAAGTTTTtctcaaagaagaaagaaagaaaggagaagaacCAACATTGGATAATTggagggaagaagaaactgCCTATGATAGGAAATGTTCGAATCAATCTTTTGAGAATTGATGTATGAGAGCATGGGTATAAGGAAGCCAACTAGAGAGCATGCAACTACTACCAGTGGGTTGGGATTGATCAAGATTTTGGGgtcatccaatttttttaacacttCTATTAAGAGCTTTAAAAGTATATCTCATTAAAAcgatatgaatttttttttaattcaacatatGTAGGGATAAATAATCAAACATCTCTCATATCTAGATGAAAGACCATGCAATTATCGTTGAACTAAGCTCACTTTGACTTGTATGCGCTGAAGActcaaatttgtatcatagTAATTTGAAAGAATCTATAGGTAGGGCCTTGGTTGAATGATGTGTGATTAGTGTTCATGGATTTGGTGGCCAATGATGtatgttttagttttgttgatgcCAAAATTTGATCAAGGAAAACACATCTGACTTCACCTTAATTTGGCGACATCAATGATAAATTTGTGATTTGGAAAAGAGAACAtgcaaaacaaaaggaaaaagatagCTCTATCACATACTTCTCCtataatatttagaaaatttaagttaaCTTTTCCTATAATTCGATCACATACTCTCAATTCTCTTTGGAATAAGAATCTCTTATCCTCATGGACcttgaatttcaaattattttatttccgATCTCAGTTTAAGAATGGATTGGTGTTctaaaatcaacaattaaataatagagagAATTTAAAGATCGACACACTCATAAACATGGTTCACTAACAATGTGTTAGTTACGTCTACAAATAGGATGacaacaaatattattaaagaatATCTCCATAATACAATATGACGTCGCTAGATTAGAGAGACCTTGCGCTATGTATTCTTCTCAACTCATACTTAGCTCAGGTTGGGCCGAGCTAAACTACAATTGTTTCATTCGGCTCGACCTCAGCTAGTTCAAGCCTTTTTTTTGGGCTCGTACTCAACTCAAGTTGGACCGACCTAGACCTGTAATTATTCCTTTGGGCGCCCCTCAACCAAGTCGAGCCTATTCTTCTAGGCTTGTGCTCAGCTTTGGTTGGATCCAGCTAATTGCAATTGTTCCTTGGGGTCGGCTCCGAGCAAGCTGAAGCGAGCTGAGTCCATTCCGGCTCCCATTGATTTGTCCAAAAATTCTCATTTTCCCCTCTCGATCCAAATTGGcacaacaaattttatgtcATGCGGCAAAATACAGTTTTCGTTCAaaacactatatatatttatttacttatttatatatatatacacatatatattatagtcAAACAAAAATGTGTCGCTATAATATATGATACGACAGGGaattaatatacttttattctAATGTTTGGTAGGattctaaaaaaagtttagaacaaaagtaaaactaaaagaaagaaaacctaCCCATAATAAGTTATCACAATTTATAGTTGAAAGTTTGGCAACTGTTATATGACATTAGTCATCATTGATTATGcatttatataaaagaatgataACCTAAAAATGCTACCtaaagctatatatatatataaataaggtGCTATGGTCCATTGACACAATTTCTATTGGATGATTTCCTTATTTTACCTTTTgacttttataatttgttactgagatttcacattttaaattataagtaaAGTAAAACCATGTTGAAGGGTGAAAAAGGTCATAAAAGATTTCAGAGGCATTAAAAGTGGAAGAGACGTGCttgaagaaagtaaaatagaaTACTATGAAAGATACACATAGGAAGGTAAGTTTTTGGCCAAACAGTAGAAGCATTGTCTCCAAACAGTGTAGAAGAAACTTAGGACTTTGACATCATGAAAGTATCTCTTTAGTTCTCATGCAAGAtgtaacatttaaaaaagaaaagttggaaaggttatttgataaaatatattcttaaaaagtGGAATGGTTAAAGATTTAAGTAAACACAAAGTGTAGGGCCAAATTGTGAAAATAATGTTAGATAATATTGACGTACAAAAGACAAAGGTTGAAGAGAAAtatgaattgaaagtttaaaaagatagaaaagagGTTCAGAAGTGAAAGCAACTTGACTCACATGGGTTGCATCCCTTCATCTTCCTTGGATCTCTCTTCAACAATAAAAAGCCAAAGCTATTTCTCAAATTcccaaaagaaacaaaaaaaacaaagaattagAGAAGTAGAGAAGTAGACCATTCAAAAGAATACAacccaaaataataaattcacaAAACAAATTGCAAATTTGTTTCCTcttcaaacttaattattattatgattattttcttcaaacactAAATTAGCAAACCCCACACCACTAATAATCCTAAAATTCTACTTTCATTATACCAAAATTCAACCACCCCTAAGCTAATGgataaaccaaaacaaaatgagccataaattttgtttttttgttttcttctcccttcGATTAAGGTGACAATGCGGCGGCGGTTACGGCGGACGCGGTGGCGGTGGCGGTGGCGGTGGCGGTGGCGGTCGCGGCGTTATACCTGCACAACACCTTGCATTTAACTACACTGCCGTAAACATAGAAACCAGGGGCAATCATTATTCTGACCAACGACGGTATCAGCTTTCTTGCCTTGTCCCCGCCCATGTCCTCCATGTAAACGGAATCGAAATCGGCTTCTTTCTCCACTCTGAAAATCGGTAGATTTGGATGGACGGAGTTCGCCAGCAGGTGCAGAAGCCACACGCTCTTCGACGCGCTGAAGAACGCCTGCAGCAGTGGCTCCGGCCAGGCTCTGTTCCATCCCAGCATCGCCACGATCTCGCTCATTTTCCGGTCGCAAAACCGGCTGAAATCCTCGCTGAAATGCTTTGTGCCTTTGCTTAGAACCTCCTCCCAGGTTAATTCATggagaaaattgaaacattCGAAATTTGCTTCGCATCTTTCGATTGGATTTAGAACTTGAGTCGATGCGTTCTTTTGAAACCCAATTGATTCGAAATCCTCGAAGAAAGCTTGGTTAAGTAGAGCTTCAAGGTAGAAAAGCATGCTTCTGGGGTTTTTGGAGAACGAGGTTTTGATATCGTAAGGTTGAAGAAGAACGGAAATTCGTTCGTATACTTTGGCTCCGACGTGACGGAGTTGCAGAGTGAGTGAACGACTAAGAAGACGAATCGAAGATCGAGACTCCGATACTGAAACTAAGAAATGTTCTATTACTTGCTTCTGATTACTCTGTTGAAAACTCTGAATTTGATTATACTTCCCAATTTGGCAAGGCGAATTACCGCTACATTCTTCGATCCCGGATTTCAAACTATGGCAATACGTCTCGAGTTTGTCCAGTTTCTTCTCCAGTTCAGCCATGGCGTATTTTAATCTAGAAGCTTCCATAACAGCCTCATCTCTCTTCCTTGTCGCCTGAACTAGCTTCTGCGACAACTCCGTCACGGCAGCTCTCCATTGCTCCTCTCGAGCCGTTAGAGCCGAAGATTCATTAATCGATTTCGGACTCTTACGCGTTAACGAAGAAATTAGCGATTTGAAAATACCATTCGGACTCGCCATGGAAAAATACGTTTGTTTATTAACACCATTGTTGTTATCCAAGGGAACGACAGAGATCTTCTCCCGCGCGTGAGGACGACACCGGTTACACGACACCGGGCCATCAGAACTGGAGACGGAATCAGACTCGGACTCAGACCGTTTCTTAATCGTCTGTGATTTCCCATTCTTGTTCCGATTCAAGGGCGTCGGGTAATGCTTCGGACTAGTTCCCCGGTCCGTACATCCACCGGCGGCGGTGGCTGAGGTATCCTCCCGCTCTTCTCTGTCGCATTCTTGAATCTGAAATGAAATTCATCAAATGggggagggaaaaaaaaacatgggaAATTGTAGAAAAAGTGGTGGAGAAGAGATCACTCACCGGCGTgaaatgggaagaagaaatgaaggaaGTGGGTGAAGGAGCAGCCATGGCGGAAATGAGAAAAGGGAGAGGCAGAGCCACATCCAGTTTGTTGGTTTGTTGGTTTGTTGGGAGGAAGAGGTACGTGGGAGAGAAAGAGGGAATTAATGGCGATTGAAGCAATCTTTATCGTTGGGTTTCATTTTCTTAGGTAGCAGTTTCGTCGTGTTGTAATGATGAATTTGGATTCAGAGCTGTGGTCAGCgaaaagattaaaaacaaaacggTCTGAattcctttttctaaaaaagaaattcttgaggggtgaagaagaagaagaagaagaagaggggaaACTAATGAGTAATGAGACTCGTTCCTATGGGAACCTAATTTAGCTTCCATTCCCAATAAACCTATTTAATTGGAAATTcgataaataaatttatttttaaaacaactattttaattaattaccagCACTCACTTCCTCACTTCACAACCTTTCTTTCATTAAATCCAACCGCTCTCCCCCCCACAACAACTTTCAAATCTCTGCACACTTATTATTAAGTTCAACCTCACCTTTGGATCATCTAATCTAACATACTATCATTTCAGTTGAAAACAGGAATATTATTTAAgacttcaaatattatttatattcaattttataaactataatactTGCTTCTATAcattcatttaaatttcaaataccAAATAcatagaattttaaattataattctttaaGCATCATCAacgataaaagaaaaagaaatgtaaaaagaacaaacaataaCTCCAAAACAAATAGTTCAAacccctctttttttttttcttttttttttttgtttcctagAGGTAATGAATCCAAacattgtttctctttttttggataaatgCAATGAGTCCAAACTTTAAGGCACCAATTGTCCCaagattaattaatcatatactTCTCAAAAGCTCTAAACAAACAGATTCTATATTAGGCCctattctatatatatgtgtgtgttattattttgttccaataataattatttatatacatatattgaGGGCTGATACAAATAGATTCTATTTAGGCAGCTTCCGCTACAGATTAGATGCCCCCAATGCCTAAATTTATGAATGTGACTTTACTTTTCTAATtccaatattaattaaagttcaaatttaatcaaaccaatagttattttagaaacaataatCATAAATGTATTTCTgtgattataatttattaatctaaCCAATtgactctttttctttctttctaaattatgttttttcaaaaaaaaaattgttaacaacattttagctcaatcataaattatacattttataatttgtctaattttgttgtattaaaaaattgttgtttggattcttttccatttaaaattaacttaaacaacattcaaaacttaaaaagaaaaagagaaaaaaagaaggttgaatttgaaatatattgattagGGATATTTAGATTGAATATTGTTTAGggtaaaaaaaggaaaagagaataGGAGGAGGTTGGAAGGAAATAAATGAAGGGGATGGTGGTGGAAGGAGGATGGTGGAGAAGCGagttaaatgaaaatggaatGGGAAGGAAAGCATTTAATGATGAGAGTGTAGGCTTAGGCTTATGTGGTTGTTGTCAACATTTAACTCTCACATCCAATCCTTCCCTTCTCCACCTGTCCTCAtttattactctttttttcccctccctctctctctcatttcattctccaaaaattatttaatgagGACATGATcagaaagaaatttcaaagtaGGTTGGTTAAGTTCATAATAATAACAGTAACAGCCTACTTAGATCATCATTATTACATACAAAATTCGAGGTATTTATTTCTAAGGATTATCCATTACATGGTAAATTCATCCAAtgatttctattgtttttgcttttactGGATCGTGGATAATGAAATTACAATCTTacgaacaacaaaataaacaatcagttttaatacaatttttatgattatttagaaagaaaattacgaTACCCATCAAGAGGTTAAGTCCTATTTCTTAGAACGGAGAGGTGAAGGTTTGATGTATCACTCTTAATTTATGGTTGCATCTAAACAAATCACCAATACCGaaaccatttttaattaatacaacttcTCATTATTTAGaaagtaattatttaatttgtgccaaaagacttttttttttatattttcttttactctttCCAATATATGAGTTAgggtttatatttatttctgGATGGTTGATCTTAAAAAGGGAAATTACAAAACtagtaatataaaatatgtgtgtgttatagtttgaaatgaatttatattttgtggcttattaaaaaaaaaaaaaagaccatgTCAGCTTACTCAGtttaaacaacaattttaGTAGTTTTGTCAATCAAATATGGCATAGAGATTTGAACTATAAAACTTATAGATACTAACATATCTATGTGTCAattgaaatatgtttgtttgagTCGtttcaacttaaaaattaaagtttaataatgTGACATATGTTCTAAAACTTTGTTGATTGAATCAAcaactttcaactttaatagataaataattattgttaatttataaatatatttatttaagttagTTAAAAATCTAACTGTAAAAgctacataaatatatataacagtacaatagtacaataattattaggtagtttttctaaataaacaaaaagaaggaTAAGTAATGGCTCAAACACTTAACTTCAGTATTTATTTGCAAAGTTACATCAATCTTTAACTTAATTCGTTTATAAAAGATGTCTAAACCTATAAACATTTGAGTGTCAATAAACTAATTAGGCCAACTCATGATAGTTACTaatagattaatttaaaacaactaGACAAGGAACAAAATAGTCTTCTTAGagatttaaagtttgattttccATGTCTAGcaagtttagaaaaatgtcAATCCCTACAAAATTATGcctagaaacaaaataaaattaggcaaaattttaaagatatatcattgttaaaaagtttcaatcaCTCAATTTATtgattagatacaaaattgattaaaagaaaaaaaagatagatcaatttaagaaatatttaatcaaTACATATAGTGTTTCAATGTTAATAAGCGTTTGCTGCACACGTTCCAATTATTTGGCCAAAACATCGAAACCACATATCAATGATATGGTGTCACTGTATATAAACTGTCATTAGacacatttaattattttttctatatttccCTAATCATGAtatataaaccaaaaaatcTAATGG encodes:
- the LOC101219986 gene encoding IRK-interacting protein, whose amino-acid sequence is MAAPSPTSFISSSHFTPIQECDREEREDTSATAAGGCTDRGTSPKHYPTPLNRNKNGKSQTIKKRSESESDSVSSSDGPVSCNRCRPHAREKISVVPLDNNNGVNKQTYFSMASPNGIFKSLISSLTRKSPKSINESSALTAREEQWRAAVTELSQKLVQATRKRDEAVMEASRLKYAMAELEKKLDKLETYCHSLKSGIEECSGNSPCQIGKYNQIQSFQQSNQKQVIEHFLVSVSESRSSIRLLSRSLTLQLRHVGAKVYERISVLLQPYDIKTSFSKNPRSMLFYLEALLNQAFFEDFESIGFQKNASTQVLNPIERCEANFECFNFLHELTWEEVLSKGTKHFSEDFSRFCDRKMSEIVAMLGWNRAWPEPLLQAFFSASKSVWLLHLLANSVHPNLPIFRVEKEADFDSVYMEDMGGDKARKLIPSLVRIMIAPGFYVYGSVVKCKVLCRYNAATATATATATATASAVTAAALSP